The Halarchaeum grantii genome includes a window with the following:
- a CDS encoding pyridoxamine 5'-phosphate oxidase family protein, protein MDAIPESFHDLFEKRTFAHVTTMNPDGTPQATPVWIDHDADTGRLLVNTERHRRKARNVERNPSVAVSMTDPENAYRYCSVTGEVEAVTAEGAREHIDALARRYLGEDEYPTPVESERVILEIRPDDVSVADVSD, encoded by the coding sequence ATGGACGCCATCCCCGAGTCGTTCCACGACCTCTTCGAGAAGCGGACGTTCGCGCACGTCACCACGATGAACCCCGACGGGACCCCGCAGGCGACGCCCGTCTGGATCGACCACGACGCCGACACCGGCCGCCTCCTCGTCAACACCGAGCGCCACCGCCGCAAGGCGCGGAACGTCGAGCGAAACCCCTCGGTCGCCGTCAGCATGACCGACCCCGAGAACGCCTACCGCTACTGTTCGGTCACCGGCGAAGTCGAGGCGGTGACGGCCGAGGGCGCGCGCGAACACATCGACGCGCTCGCGCGGCGCTACCTCGGCGAGGACGAGTACCCGACACCGGTCGAGAGCGAGCGCGTGATACTCGAAATCCGCCCGGACGACGTCTCCGTCGCCGACGTGAGCGACTGA
- a CDS encoding DUF2267 domain-containing protein yields the protein MSAFIDAVRHHGDFDGDREARIAARVTLVAIGDRLDDADADALAESLPESFADAVTDVGSVDGADEALAARVATVAGLAESERGRADGYVDATLRALRDTVPGDVLVRVADALPDERARTLGVAD from the coding sequence ATGTCTGCCTTCATCGACGCCGTCCGCCACCACGGCGACTTCGACGGCGACCGAGAAGCACGCATCGCCGCTCGCGTCACGCTCGTCGCCATCGGCGACCGCCTCGACGACGCCGATGCCGACGCGCTCGCCGAATCGCTCCCCGAGTCGTTCGCGGACGCCGTCACCGACGTCGGCTCGGTCGACGGCGCGGACGAGGCACTCGCCGCGCGCGTCGCCACCGTCGCCGGCCTCGCCGAGAGCGAACGCGGCCGCGCGGACGGCTACGTCGACGCGACGCTCCGCGCGCTCCGCGACACCGTCCCCGGCGACGTGCTGGTGCGGGTCGCCGACGCGCTCCCGGACGAGCGAGCGCGGACGCTCGGCGTCGCGGACTAG
- a CDS encoding transcription initiation factor IIB family protein, with amino-acid sequence MYRAGDAREEEEWLGELERVSDRLDLDAEARSTARDLFLSTRPDEDRSKRAALAASLYAASLVAGDQRSQTAVADAADVSRLTIQGRWKDLLEEAGLDPPGW; translated from the coding sequence GTGTATCGCGCCGGAGACGCCCGTGAGGAGGAGGAGTGGCTGGGAGAGCTCGAGCGCGTGAGCGACCGCCTCGACCTCGACGCGGAGGCGCGCTCGACGGCGCGCGACCTCTTCCTCTCCACGCGCCCGGACGAGGACCGCTCGAAGCGCGCGGCGCTCGCGGCGTCGCTCTACGCGGCGTCGCTCGTCGCCGGCGATCAGCGCTCGCAGACCGCCGTCGCGGACGCCGCCGACGTCTCGCGACTCACGATTCAGGGGCGCTGGAAGGACCTCCTCGAAGAAGCGGGACTCGACCCCCCGGGCTGGTAG
- a CDS encoding phosphopantetheine adenylyltransferase translates to MNVALGGTFDPIHDGHRALFERAFELGDVTVGLTSDDLAPKTRHEERHVRPFAERKRALEDELAAFAEEYGRDYEVRELSEPTGIAVEPRFDALVCSPETEANAERINELRRERGLDELDIEVVPRVEAEDGGVISSTRIVRGEIDEHGALTPGDTAREQ, encoded by the coding sequence ATGAACGTTGCGCTGGGCGGGACGTTCGACCCCATCCACGACGGCCACCGCGCGCTCTTCGAGCGGGCGTTCGAACTCGGGGACGTCACCGTCGGCCTGACGAGCGACGACCTCGCCCCGAAGACCCGCCACGAGGAGCGACACGTCCGCCCGTTCGCGGAGCGAAAGCGCGCCCTCGAGGACGAACTCGCGGCCTTCGCCGAGGAGTACGGCCGCGACTACGAGGTCCGCGAACTCAGCGAGCCGACGGGCATCGCCGTCGAGCCCCGCTTCGACGCCCTCGTCTGCTCCCCGGAGACCGAAGCGAACGCCGAGCGCATCAACGAGCTCCGCCGCGAGCGCGGCCTCGACGAACTCGACATCGAGGTCGTTCCGCGCGTCGAAGCCGAGGACGGCGGCGTCATCTCCTCGACGCGCATCGTTCGCGGCGAGATCGACGAGCACGGCGCTCTCACGCCCGGCGACACCGCGCGCGAGCAGTAA
- a CDS encoding winged helix-turn-helix domain-containing protein, with protein MSEDTPDSPEGERSARDRIEEGADRARSGFDERVVDILSWMLDTETRARIYVYLRQHPWSTSEEVAEGTGLYPSTVREALAELADEDTVERRKRESEGAGNNPYEYTAIAPSDLVGGVVGGVQDELNTVFNLGRESEPESQPVRIEVESGDGAETDDADDSASSEETDEDGASSA; from the coding sequence ATGTCCGAGGACACACCTGATTCCCCCGAGGGCGAGCGCAGCGCCCGCGACCGCATCGAGGAGGGGGCCGACCGTGCGCGCTCCGGGTTCGACGAGCGCGTCGTCGACATCCTCTCGTGGATGCTCGACACGGAGACCCGCGCGCGGATCTACGTCTATCTCCGCCAGCACCCGTGGAGCACGAGCGAGGAGGTCGCCGAAGGGACCGGCCTCTATCCGAGCACCGTCCGCGAGGCGCTCGCCGAGCTCGCCGACGAGGACACCGTCGAGCGCCGCAAGCGCGAGAGCGAGGGCGCCGGCAACAACCCCTACGAGTACACCGCGATCGCGCCGAGCGACCTCGTCGGCGGCGTCGTGGGCGGCGTGCAGGACGAACTGAACACCGTCTTCAACCTCGGCCGGGAGTCCGAGCCCGAGAGCCAGCCGGTCCGCATCGAAGTCGAGAGCGGCGACGGCGCCGAGACGGATGACGCCGACGACAGCGCGTCGTCCGAGGAGACGGACGAGGACGGCGCTTCGAGCGCCTGA
- a CDS encoding glutamate--cysteine ligase encodes MTTGSPDAFTDLGTLGVEEEFFVVDEDGLPTAGSDTLVYEADPPEILDGRIDHELFKFVVETQTRRLDGPDEVTPAVREVRDALLEYAAEHGYGISAAGLHPGARWREHEHAEKPRYRSQLERIQYPQHRNTTAGLHIHVGVDDADKAMWVANEIRWFLPVMLALSANSPFWNGRDTGLASARAKVFENLPNTGMPTAFDSYAEFDAFEETMVEHGSMEDRGEIWWDVRPHSAHGTVEIRAPDAQHDPAVVEALVEYAHALVVDLAERYADGGEGYGHRRELLDENKWRATRHGHDASFVARDGDGTVSLGDVVERECERLGVTGIRDVYERESGAAFQRRVHETEGASALYDAVRL; translated from the coding sequence GACGACGGGTTCGCCGGACGCCTTCACGGACCTCGGGACGCTCGGCGTCGAGGAGGAGTTCTTCGTCGTGGACGAGGACGGCCTCCCGACGGCGGGCAGCGACACGCTCGTTTACGAGGCCGACCCGCCCGAGATACTTGACGGGCGCATCGACCACGAGCTCTTCAAGTTCGTCGTCGAGACGCAGACGCGACGACTCGACGGCCCCGACGAGGTCACGCCGGCGGTTCGAGAGGTCCGTGACGCGCTCCTCGAGTACGCCGCCGAGCACGGCTACGGCATCTCGGCGGCCGGTCTCCATCCGGGCGCGCGCTGGCGCGAGCACGAGCACGCCGAGAAGCCCCGCTATCGCTCCCAACTCGAGCGCATCCAGTATCCCCAACACCGGAACACGACCGCCGGCCTCCACATCCACGTCGGCGTCGACGACGCGGACAAGGCGATGTGGGTCGCGAACGAGATCCGATGGTTCCTGCCGGTCATGCTCGCGCTCTCCGCGAACTCGCCGTTCTGGAACGGCCGAGACACCGGTCTCGCCTCCGCCCGGGCGAAGGTCTTCGAGAACCTCCCGAACACGGGGATGCCGACCGCGTTCGACTCCTACGCCGAGTTCGACGCCTTCGAGGAGACGATGGTCGAGCACGGGTCGATGGAGGACCGCGGCGAGATCTGGTGGGACGTCCGCCCGCACTCCGCGCACGGCACGGTGGAGATCCGCGCGCCGGACGCCCAGCACGACCCGGCGGTCGTCGAGGCGCTCGTCGAGTACGCCCACGCGCTCGTCGTCGACCTCGCGGAGCGCTACGCGGACGGCGGCGAGGGCTACGGCCACCGGCGCGAACTTCTCGACGAGAACAAGTGGCGCGCGACGCGCCACGGCCACGACGCGTCCTTCGTCGCGCGCGACGGCGACGGCACCGTCTCGCTCGGCGACGTCGTCGAGCGGGAGTGCGAGCGCCTCGGCGTCACCGGTATCCGGGACGTCTACGAGCGCGAGAGCGGCGCGGCCTTCCAGCGCCGCGTCCACGAGACCGAGGGCGCGAGCGCCCTCTACGACGCCGTCCGCCTCTAG